ATAGATGTTAAATCAAAAGTTTGAATACCATTTTGGCTATCATCACACTGCTTTAACGTGAAATTTTCAGTAGTAAAATCTTGAATATCCAAAGTCAATTCTGTAACAGAAGAACATCCCGAAATAATATTCTCAACTCTAACACCGAGTATTTGAGGCGTTTCTGTATTCGTATAATTCTCAGGGGTTTGAATCGGGTTAATATTGTTTTGAGCATCGCTAACAGATTCATAATAAGTAAATTCAAAATCACTCAAGGCAGATTGATTAGTGATGAATTGAAGATTAGCTTGAGTCAAGTCAAATTCAGCAGAATTGGTGTGTAAATTTTGTGCACATTCGGTTAGTTGAGCAAAATTTGTTTCTGGAAAAGGAAAATATGTAACATTAGCTACTCCAATTCTACCGCAAGTTCCATCATTCAAATCCACATCCAAAGTGTAGGTTTCTTGAAATGGCAAGTCAACATTTGGAGGTTGAGAAATATTTAAAGTTGGAGTTGTTTCTCCAGTAATAATTTCACCATTTAACTTCCATAAATAAACAGCATTAGGGATATCATCATAACTTAATGTAAAACTTTCACCATCACACAAGTCTAATTGTTGAGTATTGGTACCAACAATATCAATTTTAGATGAAAGCAAAGATTGGATAAAAGGTGGTAATCCAAAATTAGTTTGATTGCCTAAGCTAATGGCACCGTTTGCAAAACTCTCGGTGTAATCAGCTTGATTTCCAGCTAATTCAGGATTGTTAATCACAGACAAAAAGCTTTGCCCAACCATACTTCTATATATTTTTCCATTAGGTGCCAATTGAATAGCACCAGCAAGATTACCAGAAACGCCATTAAAAGTAAAGAGAGAGTTGGGAATATCTAAAGCTTCTAAATCCCATTGCAAAAGAGTTGGAGCATTAAATTGAGTTACAGAAGCATAGGCTTTTGTCCCTTCTGGAGAAAATTCAACACTGTATGCATTCACATTGTTAACCAATTCCAAAGGATTTGAAACCACACCAAGAGTGGAATCAAAATCAAATAAATACACATTTCCTGTTCCTTGGTCAACTTCATTTACAGGGTCAAAATCCATAGTTTGATTGGCTGTGATAAGTTTATCTCCATTGGGTGAAGCTTTTAAATAACCTATTGCCGCTCGTCGGTAACTGTCCGTAGATACAAAAGGTCCAACTTGAGAAGTTACAGGTGTTTCGTTTAATCCATTTTCGTCTATAAAAAATGCATAAAACGTATCTTTAAAATGGGTTATGACCCAAATAGAATTACAATTTTCTCCACGAACCGCAGTAATTTTTTCTGAACATTTATATTTGACATCTTCAGAATTGTTAGGGTCATAGGTGACGAGTTCAATATTTTTTTGATTAGGAACAACGTTTCCTAAACCGCCATTTAGCGACATATCAACAACTGAATAAGCAAAGCCATTATTAAATCCATCATCAGCTTGTGGAACAGATTGGTTGGTGTCAGTATAAGTTGTTCGTGGTGAACCATCAGGGTTTGCTGGTCCTTGATTGGGATATGCAAAGGCATTTTCGTGATGAGGTTCATCAACAGTAAACACAAAATACAAATCTTCGTTGGTTGGATGTGGCACAATCAAACCACTTGATGTACTTGATGGATCACCATTTAACCCAGTTCCGCCAAAATAATTAGCATTAGACATAATTTGATGATTGGCATTCCAAATGGTTTGTCCATCGGTGTAAAATAACAAATCGCCATTAGCTTTTGAAATAGACGAACAACCTTCATTGGTACTCAACGCACCATCGTTTAAAACCGTTGGTGGTGAAGTATTAAAACTTAGGCCAGCATTATTACCAAAATACCAGTTATTAGCTTCACCCTGAGAAAAAGCTAAAATTGGGGAAAGTATAAATAGAAATAATAAAAAATATCTTTGCTTTTTTTTCATAATCATAGACTAGCAAAGATATAAGATTTATTTACAAATCTCTTTTCTTCAGCAATCTATACGAACCAAAAACGCATAAAAATGTCCAAGCTAAAACCGTGATTACACTAACAATACTCACACTATAATCTTGCATAATTTCAGTATTCAGTTGCTTAGTCGCAGAATTGATAATATCTAATCTTGTAATCGGTTCAGGAATAAGATTCCACATGGCGTTCAATGGTGTATAATCGCTAATAAAATCAAAGCTTGTTTTGCTTACAATCGCACTAAATATGCCTTCAAAAATCCATAATACAAATAAAAAACCTAAAGCAAAGGCCGAACGCTTGATAAGCAAACCTAGAAATAAACACAAAGAGAAAAATCCAAGTAATTTGACAAAATAACCTCCAATATATTCTAAACCCGAAAAGATAATATGAAACTCATCATAATCTGAAAATATCAAACCTAAAACTAAAGTTACGATGAATAAAAGCACAGTTGAGCACAAGGCATACAAAACGGATACATAAAACTTAGATAAAATAAATTCTTTTTTACTTAATCCGTCTATCAAGTTTTGTTTGAGCGTTCTGTTGGTATATTCACTAGACATCATAGAAACGATCACAATGGCTAATATAATTTTGAGAAAAGCCACAAAAAAACTCATAAAATGCCAAGTGTAAGGAAAATTATAAATGCCTTGATCTGCCAATCTAAAATTAATCGATCCAAAGCGGAATTTAATGGTTGATAATAATGCCGCTGAAAGAAACAAACTAAAATAAAGAATAGTCATAATTTTAGCTGAACGGCTATGTCTGAGTTTAAAAAGCTCTATATTGATAAGTCGTAGCATAAGATTTTAATTTGTAAGTTTTAAAAATTGTTCTTCAAGACTTTCTTTGCGTTTGACGAGATGTGTCAGCACAAATCCTTTTTCAAAACACAATTTATTGAACTCGCCCGCTGAAAAATCTTTATTCAAAAATATCCTGATTTGGTTGTGTTCTATTTTATCAAATTTATCAATAAAATCAAGACTTTCTAAGAATTTTGCAAACTCGCCGAGCGTTTCAACAGAAGTTTCAATATAGCCAAAAGACGCATTCATCTCGTCAACTCGACCAGCGTATAGTTTTTTGCCTTGTCTTATAACAACAACGTGGGTGCAAATTTTTTCAACTTCGTCTAAAAGATGTGAAGCTAAAAGAATTGTTGTGCCGTCTCCAGCAATTTTTTTGATAATTTCTCTGATTTGATGAATCCCTTTGGGGTCAAGACCATTGGTCGGTTCATCAAGAATTAATATTTCAGGATTGTTGAGCAAGGCCGAAGCAATGGCGAGACGTTGTTTCATACCCAAAGAGTAGGTTCTAAAATGGTCGTGTTTCCTGTCGAGAAGATCAACCGTTTGTAACACATTTTCGATATTGCTTTCTTCTATTTCTTTAATTTTACACACCAATTTCAAGTTGTCTAAAGCCGACATATTGGGATAAAAGTTGGGGCTTTCAATAATGGCACCTACTTTTTTTAAAGCCTCGTGCGTATCCATTGTGTCTGAAAACCACTCAAACGATCCTGAAGTAACATTGATTACGTTGAGCACCATTCCAAGTGTAGTTGATTTTCCACTTCCATTAGGGCCGAGAATACCGTAAACATTTCCTTTTTCGATGGTAAAGCTTAAATCGGAAACCGCAGTGGATTTGCCAAATCTTTTCGTGAGGTTTTTGAGTTCGAGTATTGTTTCTGGCATAGATTGGTTTTAGTTATACGACGGGTTTACTAAGGATTTGTTACAGTAATGTTTTAGAAATAGTAAAGATTGCGTTGTATGCACTCGTTGTAAACGAGAGATATTTATGGGCTTATGCTGAAATCACAAACAAAAAAGCCCTTAAAAATCAAAGGCTTAACATTAAAAAAGTGACCTCGGCAGGATTCAAACCTGCAACCTTCTGAGCCGTAATCAGATGCGCTATTCAGTTGCGCCACGAGTACTTTTGAGTTGGTTCTAAATTCGGTTTGCAAATATATTTTATTTATAGCTTTCCACAAAATTTAGGCAAATTTAAATCGAATTCATTTTAAATAGTTTTGCATCTTCATCAAATCTAATTAAATCTCGTGGAAATAATTGATGAAGTAACCCACTGTCAATCAAAGATTGGGGAGAATCTTGAACCACTTTTTTATCTTTAATTAAAACAATCGAGTCACAAAGTTGTAAAGCCAAATTTATTTCATGTGTTGCAAAAACTACAGACTTTTGATGGTCTTGACTTATTGTTTTAAGCAAATTCAATATCAAAGCTTTATGATACATATCAAGATGTGACGTTGGTTCATCGAGAATAATTAGCGGAGTGTTTTGAGCTATCGCTCTTGCTATCAAAGCCTTTTGGAGTTGCCCATCACTTAAAGACATGCATGATCTATCTTTTATAGCGTATAAACCAACTTGTTTTAATGATTTTATGATGTGGCTCTTGTCTTCAATTTTATGCAAGCCTAACCAATTGGTGTAAGGCTGTCTTCCTAATGCCACAAAGTCTAAAACACTTAAATGTTGTGGTAAAGGTTCTTTAGTCAAAACAACACTGATTTGTTTGGCTATTTCATTGTTACTAAGATTATTAAAATCTTTTCCATTGAGCAATATTTTTCCTTCACAAATAGGTAGAAGCTTAGACAAGCTTTTGATCAATGTTGATTTGCCAGACCCATTTACACCAATTACAGCAGTTAAATTTGAATCTTTAATCTCAATATTAATAGATTGTGCCACTTCTAATTTTGGTTTCTGGTAGCCTATGCTAATATTTTGAGTTTCTAATCGCATAACTAAAAATTAAGTTGTCTGGAACGCATAATTAACCAAATCACAATAGGTGCACCAAACAAAGATGTAACAGCATTGATAGGTATTGTGTTGTCTAAGCCTGGCGACTGAGAAATACTATCACATATCAGCATAACCATGGCTCCACCAATTGAAACAGCTGGTAGCATTATAAGGTGTTTATTTGTCTTAAAAACAAGTCTAATTAAATGAGGTATAGCTAAACCCACAAAAGCAATTGGACCTGCAAATGCAGTGATGCTACCTGTTAAAAGACAAGTGGTTATTACAGTTGCATAACGCAAGCTTCTAATATTGACGCCTAAGCTTTTAGCATAAGACTCACCGATCAACAACGCATCTAAAGGCTTGACTAAAAACAAACAAAGCAATAAGCCTATCAACCAAAAAACACTCAAAATACTGACTTCCACCCAAGACAAATCGCCAAGACTTCCCAATGACCAAAACACAAATTGTTGTAACTCATCAGATGTGCTAAAATAGGATAATACATTCACCACAGCTCCTGTTAGACTAGCAAACATTAAACCTATAATCAAAAGTGCCATGCTGTCTTTAATTTTTGCAGAAGTTAGTAAAATGGCTATCATCACCAATACGCTTCCCAGACTTGATGCTAAAATAAGTGCAGTTTTACTGAACCAAACAGACCCACTAAATCCTATGCCAAATAAACCGCTACCCATTATGAGCAAAGCCACACCAAGTCCTGCTCCACTACTTAAACCTAAAACATATGGACCAGCAAGTGGATTTCTAAAAAATGTCTGCATGAGCAATCCGCTAATACCTAAGCCAGAACCAATAACAATAGCAGTAATAGCCTTAGGCAAACGATAATTTAAAACGATATAAGTCCAAGTTTCATTTGAACTCTGACCAGTAAAAACAGCTTTAAAAATGTCGTTTAAAGGAATAGCTACAGAGCCTAAACTGATATTTACTAAGCATAAAAATATCAGTATCAACAAAAAGCCTAAAATAATTCTAGGAATTTTTTTCACGGATTTAAAGGTTTAAAAAAATGGGTGTCATATTCAGGCAATAGTTGTGGGTGAAAAATCTTTATCAAATCTTTTAAAACCCAATCAGGTCTGTTTGGTGCAAGCTCATAATACAAAACACCACCAGTCTGTCCTTTCTGTTTGGCAAATGTATAGATATTTTGATTTTTAAAAGCTTTAAATTTTTTGTAATGCGGTTGACTATCAAGCATTTGTTTGTATGAGATGTATTGTGCTGGAGCAATCCAAAAATCTGCATTTTGAGATTGATTTAATACGCTTTCAAAAGCTAAAGATAAACTTCCACTACCTTTTGTGTCTGAATAT
This genomic window from Flavobacterium sp. CS20 contains:
- a CDS encoding T9SS type B sorting domain-containing protein, with protein sequence MKKKQRYFLLFLFILSPILAFSQGEANNWYFGNNAGLSFNTSPPTVLNDGALSTNEGCSSISKANGDLLFYTDGQTIWNANHQIMSNANYFGGTGLNGDPSSTSSGLIVPHPTNEDLYFVFTVDEPHHENAFAYPNQGPANPDGSPRTTYTDTNQSVPQADDGFNNGFAYSVVDMSLNGGLGNVVPNQKNIELVTYDPNNSEDVKYKCSEKITAVRGENCNSIWVITHFKDTFYAFFIDENGLNETPVTSQVGPFVSTDSYRRAAIGYLKASPNGDKLITANQTMDFDPVNEVDQGTGNVYLFDFDSTLGVVSNPLELVNNVNAYSVEFSPEGTKAYASVTQFNAPTLLQWDLEALDIPNSLFTFNGVSGNLAGAIQLAPNGKIYRSMVGQSFLSVINNPELAGNQADYTESFANGAISLGNQTNFGLPPFIQSLLSSKIDIVGTNTQQLDLCDGESFTLSYDDIPNAVYLWKLNGEIITGETTPTLNISQPPNVDLPFQETYTLDVDLNDGTCGRIGVANVTYFPFPETNFAQLTECAQNLHTNSAEFDLTQANLQFITNQSALSDFEFTYYESVSDAQNNINPIQTPENYTNTETPQILGVRVENIISGCSSVTELTLDIQDFTTENFTLKQCDDSQNGIQTFDLTSIETQENLVADAFYMTENDALNEINPINNPSNFTIENPFQQDVFFSIENGTPCKDLGILSLEVVALPQVAEDEILVYCVEDFPNPIILTSGISANQLNDFEYLWTSTNETTSEIAVNEAGVYELEITAIETGCTNFRTIEVISSGLATYSLEIEEFNRDNNTVEVLVSENSLGDYEYALDNPDGPYQESNVFENVLPGIHDMFVRDNKGCGIQPKTFGVIGIMPFFTPNNDGINDVWGFKGTFNNKQALAFVYIFDRYGKLLKSFRGLDKSWDGFYNNKPMPSQDYWYKIVLDDGRNLTGHFTLKR
- a CDS encoding ABC transporter permease, with product MLRLINIELFKLRHSRSAKIMTILYFSLFLSAALLSTIKFRFGSINFRLADQGIYNFPYTWHFMSFFVAFLKIILAIVIVSMMSSEYTNRTLKQNLIDGLSKKEFILSKFYVSVLYALCSTVLLFIVTLVLGLIFSDYDEFHIIFSGLEYIGGYFVKLLGFFSLCLFLGLLIKRSAFALGFLFVLWIFEGIFSAIVSKTSFDFISDYTPLNAMWNLIPEPITRLDIINSATKQLNTEIMQDYSVSIVSVITVLAWTFLCVFGSYRLLKKRDL
- a CDS encoding ABC transporter ATP-binding protein produces the protein MPETILELKNLTKRFGKSTAVSDLSFTIEKGNVYGILGPNGSGKSTTLGMVLNVINVTSGSFEWFSDTMDTHEALKKVGAIIESPNFYPNMSALDNLKLVCKIKEIEESNIENVLQTVDLLDRKHDHFRTYSLGMKQRLAIASALLNNPEILILDEPTNGLDPKGIHQIREIIKKIAGDGTTILLASHLLDEVEKICTHVVVIRQGKKLYAGRVDEMNASFGYIETSVETLGEFAKFLESLDFIDKFDKIEHNQIRIFLNKDFSAGEFNKLCFEKGFVLTHLVKRKESLEEQFLKLTN
- a CDS encoding ABC transporter ATP-binding protein, which gives rise to MRLETQNISIGYQKPKLEVAQSINIEIKDSNLTAVIGVNGSGKSTLIKSLSKLLPICEGKILLNGKDFNNLSNNEIAKQISVVLTKEPLPQHLSVLDFVALGRQPYTNWLGLHKIEDKSHIIKSLKQVGLYAIKDRSCMSLSDGQLQKALIARAIAQNTPLIILDEPTSHLDMYHKALILNLLKTISQDHQKSVVFATHEINLALQLCDSIVLIKDKKVVQDSPQSLIDSGLLHQLFPRDLIRFDEDAKLFKMNSI
- a CDS encoding iron ABC transporter permease, translated to MKKIPRIILGFLLILIFLCLVNISLGSVAIPLNDIFKAVFTGQSSNETWTYIVLNYRLPKAITAIVIGSGLGISGLLMQTFFRNPLAGPYVLGLSSGAGLGVALLIMGSGLFGIGFSGSVWFSKTALILASSLGSVLVMIAILLTSAKIKDSMALLIIGLMFASLTGAVVNVLSYFSTSDELQQFVFWSLGSLGDLSWVEVSILSVFWLIGLLLCLFLVKPLDALLIGESYAKSLGVNIRSLRYATVITTCLLTGSITAFAGPIAFVGLAIPHLIRLVFKTNKHLIMLPAVSIGGAMVMLICDSISQSPGLDNTIPINAVTSLFGAPIVIWLIMRSRQLNF